TTATAGCATTAGCTGCTCTAACCGCTATAGATGTTTTTTCATCTTGTAACATCGCTATCGCATCTTTAACAAGCTTCCTAATGTTTCTTGGTGTTATGGTGCTCTCCGCCACTTGCTGCAGGGTTGTTATGGCTTTCTCGAGCTTCTCTTGATTTTCCTTCTTCTTTTTGGCGCTCAACCGACTTCACCTCTTTGATAACTTTGCTCATCTATCTTGTTAGTGGCAGTAATAATTAACCTTTCTGCCTACTTTCACATAACATTAAAATATTAAGAGGCACATATGTTTGTTGAATGGCTTCGGTTTCGAGGAAGCAGCTGGCTGCAGCTTCTGAGATGCTTAGGAAAGGTGCTACTCTTCTCAGCGAGCCTTGTCCAAGATGTGGTGGTGTTCAGATCAAGTATAAAGATGAAGTCATCTGTATAGTCTGTGGTGCTGGTAAAGAGATGGTTGCTCAACCAGCAGCCAAGCCGTCTTCACTTAAAGAGG
The window above is part of the Nitrososphaerota archaeon genome. Proteins encoded here:
- a CDS encoding UPF0147 family protein — protein: MSAKKKKENQEKLEKAITTLQQVAESTITPRNIRKLVKDAIAMLQDEKTSIAVRAANAISLLDEISQDPNMPSFSRVTIWSAVSTLESIKE